A window of the Callospermophilus lateralis isolate mCalLat2 chromosome 7, mCalLat2.hap1, whole genome shotgun sequence genome harbors these coding sequences:
- the Ccn1 gene encoding CCN family member 1 produces the protein MSSRTARALAVAVTLLHLTRLALSTCPSACQCPLEVPKCAPGVGLVKDGCGCCKVCAKQLNEDCSKMQPCDHTKGLECNFGASSTALKGICRAQSEGRPCEYNSRIYQNGESFQPNCKHQCTCIDGAVGCIPLCPQELSLPNLGCPNPRLVKVTGQCCEEWVCDEDGGKDPMDDQDDLLGKGLGFDASEVELTRNNELIAVGKGGLLKRLPVFGMEPRILYNPLHGQKCIVQTTSWSQCSKTCGTGISTRVTNDNPECRLVKETRICEVRPCGQPVYSSLKKGKKCSKTKKALEPVRYTYAGCSSVKKYRPKYCGSCVDGRCCTPQQTRTVKMRFRCEDGETFSKNVMMIQSCKCNYNCPHANEAAFPFYRLFNDIHKFRD, from the exons ATGAGCTCCCGCACCGCCAGGGCGCTCGCCGTCGCCGTCACCCTTCTCCATTTGACCAGGCTG GCGCTCTCCACCTGCCCCTCCGCCTGCCAGTGCCCCCTGGAGGTGCCTAAGTGCGCCCCGGGGGTTGGGCTGGTCAAGGACGGCTGTGGCTGCTGCAAGGTCTGCGCCAAGCAGCTCAACGAGGATTGCAGCAAAATGCAGCCCTGCGACCACACCAAGGGGCTGGAATGCAATTTCGGCGCCAGCTCCACCGCTCTGAAGGGGATCTGCAGAG CTCAGTCAGAGGGCAGACCCTGTGAATATAACTCCAGAATCTATCAGAACGGGGAAAGCTTCCAGCCCAACTGTAAACATCAGTGCACTTGTATTGATGGCGCAGTGGGCTGCATTCCTCTGTGTCCCCAAGAACTGTCTCTCCCCAACTTGGGCTGTCCCAATCCCCGGCTGGTCAAAGTCACCGGACAGTGCTGCGAGGAGTGGGTCTGTGATGAGGATGGTGGCAAGGACCCCATGGATGACCAGGATGATCTCCTCGGCAAGGGACTGGGATTCGATGCTTCGGAGGTGGAGTTAACGAGAAACAATGAATTAATTGCAGTTGGAAAAGGAGGCTTGCTGAAGCGGCTCCCCG TCTTTGGCATGGAACCTCGAATCCTTTACAACCCTTTACATGGCCAGAAATGTATTGTTCAAACAACTTCATGGTCCCAGTGCTCAAAGACCTGTGGAACTGGTATCTCTACACGAGTTACCAATGACAACCCTGAATGCCGCCTGGTGAAAGAAACCCGGATCTGTGAAGTGCGGCCTTGTGGACAGCCTGTGTACAGCAGCCTGAAA AAGGGCAAGAAATGCAGCAAGACCAAGAAAGCCCTTGAACCGGTCAGGTATACTTACGCTGGATGTTCGAGTGTGAAGAAGTACCGGCCCAAGTACTGTGGCTCTTGTGTGGACGGCCGATGCTGCACACCTCAGCAGACCAGGACTGTCAAGATGAGGTTCCGCTGCGAAGATGGGGAGACGTTTTCCAAGAACGTCATGATGATCCAGTCCTGCAAATGCAACTACAACTGCCCACATGCCAATGAGGCAGCATTTCCCTTCTACAGGCTGTTCAATGACATTCACAAATTTAGGGACTAA